From Haloarcula hispanica ATCC 33960, the proteins below share one genomic window:
- the ribB gene encoding 3,4-dihydroxy-2-butanone-4-phosphate synthase, whose protein sequence is MSRSEETAVDADSVADAVAAFARGEPVLIHDAADREGETDLVYPAGAVSPDAVARMRNDAGGLVCVALSDRVAEALELPFMQEVLDHPTAADHDLAYDERSSFSLTVNHRDTFTGITDDDRSLTIRELAAVAADPAPDAFSDAFRSPGHVHLLRAAPDGLADREGHTELALALAAAADQPEAAVVCEMLDDETGAALPPAAARAYADREGLVYVEGASLLERFD, encoded by the coding sequence ATGTCTCGGAGTGAGGAAACCGCCGTCGACGCCGACAGCGTGGCCGACGCCGTCGCCGCCTTCGCCCGCGGCGAGCCGGTGCTGATCCACGACGCCGCCGACCGCGAAGGCGAAACCGACCTCGTCTACCCGGCCGGGGCCGTCAGCCCCGACGCCGTCGCCCGGATGCGCAACGACGCCGGGGGCCTCGTCTGCGTCGCGCTCTCGGACCGCGTCGCCGAGGCGCTGGAACTGCCGTTCATGCAGGAGGTCCTCGACCATCCGACGGCGGCCGACCACGACCTCGCCTACGACGAGCGCTCCTCGTTCTCGCTGACGGTGAACCACCGCGACACGTTCACCGGGATCACCGACGACGACCGCTCGCTGACGATTCGGGAACTGGCCGCCGTCGCGGCGGACCCGGCCCCGGACGCGTTCAGCGATGCCTTCCGGTCACCGGGCCACGTCCACCTCCTCCGGGCAGCCCCGGACGGCCTGGCCGACCGCGAGGGCCACACCGAACTCGCGCTCGCGCTCGCGGCCGCAGCCGACCAGCCAGAAGCCGCTGTCGTCTGTGAGATGCTGGACGATGAGACGGGCGCAGCGCTGCCCCCGGCAGCAGCGCGGGCCTACGCCGACCGCGAAGGGCTTGTGTACGTCGAAGGTGCCAGCCTGCTAGAGCGATTCGACTGA
- a CDS encoding ketopantoate reductase family protein, protein MDIVVVGAGSLGSLVGGLLAREHDVTLVGREPHAGSVSENGLSVVGTEEFRVRPGAQTTIPQRADLALVTVKAYDTAAVAADLADCTLDACLSLQNGMGNEERLAAELDCPVLAGTCSYGARLREPGTVAFTGRGDIVLGDRNGGRSATADDVGAAFRAAGIETTVAADMPTRLWEKLAVNAGINAVTALARVANGALADSPADNIAADAVRETAAVAREQGIDLPDERAVSLVERVVDDTAANHSSMYQDISAGQQTEIDAINGYVAETATERVPVNETLAGLVRTWERHRER, encoded by the coding sequence ATGGATATCGTCGTCGTCGGGGCCGGAAGCCTCGGCAGCCTCGTCGGTGGCTTGCTCGCCCGCGAACACGACGTGACGCTCGTGGGCCGCGAGCCACACGCCGGCAGCGTTAGCGAGAACGGTCTGTCGGTGGTGGGAACCGAGGAGTTCCGGGTCCGTCCGGGCGCACAGACGACGATTCCACAGCGTGCCGACCTCGCGCTGGTGACGGTCAAGGCCTACGACACCGCCGCCGTTGCAGCGGACCTCGCGGACTGCACGCTCGACGCTTGCCTCTCGCTCCAGAATGGGATGGGCAACGAGGAGCGGTTAGCCGCCGAACTCGACTGTCCGGTGCTGGCTGGGACGTGTTCCTACGGCGCGCGGCTCAGGGAACCGGGCACCGTGGCGTTCACCGGCCGCGGCGACATCGTACTCGGGGACCGCAACGGCGGCCGGTCCGCAACCGCCGACGACGTCGGGGCGGCGTTCCGTGCGGCCGGTATCGAGACAACCGTCGCAGCGGATATGCCGACCCGCCTCTGGGAGAAACTCGCGGTCAACGCCGGTATCAACGCTGTGACCGCGCTCGCCCGCGTGGCGAACGGCGCGCTGGCCGACTCGCCGGCCGACAACATCGCGGCGGACGCTGTACGGGAAACGGCCGCTGTCGCCCGGGAGCAGGGCATCGACCTCCCCGACGAGCGTGCGGTGTCGCTCGTCGAGCGTGTGGTCGACGACACCGCCGCCAACCATTCGTCGATGTATCAGGATATCTCGGCCGGTCAGCAAACCGAAATAGATGCCATCAACGGCTATGTCGCCGAGACTGCGACCGAGCGGGTCCCGGTCAACGAGACGCTTGCCGGGCTCGTCCGTACGTGGGAGCGACACCGCGAGCGGTAG
- a CDS encoding AAA family ATPase — protein sequence MDHDTAGRTSRQILDAVGSAVIADDHFLETVMTGVLARGHVLLEDVPGTGKTLTAQSFATALDLSFKRVQFTPDLLPSDITGSNVFNEATGEFDFQPGPVFANVVLADEINRAPPKTQAALLEAMGEKQVTVDGVTHDLPEPFFVIATQNPVEQEGTFGLPEAQRDRFIVKTSMGYPDFGGERELIDRRADRTAQAPSVTSVIDGERLPALQRTVESVTVDGTLRDYVVELGRATREDDRVDVGVSPRGIQRLFEATRAAAVLDGRDYAVPDDVKSVVGEAFAHRLVLTADAGVRGVDPATVVDDVLDRVEVPAVNPGR from the coding sequence ATGGACCACGACACTGCCGGACGAACCAGCCGACAGATTCTCGACGCCGTCGGCAGTGCCGTTATCGCTGACGACCACTTCCTCGAAACCGTCATGACCGGGGTTCTCGCCCGGGGCCACGTCCTGCTGGAAGACGTGCCGGGCACGGGGAAGACGCTCACCGCCCAGTCGTTCGCGACGGCGCTCGATCTCTCCTTCAAGCGGGTGCAGTTCACGCCGGACCTGCTGCCGTCCGACATCACCGGCTCGAACGTGTTCAACGAGGCCACCGGCGAGTTCGACTTCCAGCCTGGCCCCGTCTTCGCCAACGTCGTGCTGGCCGATGAAATCAACCGCGCACCGCCCAAGACGCAGGCCGCACTGCTCGAAGCAATGGGCGAGAAGCAGGTGACCGTCGACGGCGTGACCCACGACCTGCCCGAGCCGTTCTTCGTCATCGCCACGCAGAACCCCGTCGAACAGGAGGGGACCTTCGGCCTGCCCGAGGCCCAGCGGGACCGCTTCATCGTCAAGACGTCGATGGGCTATCCCGACTTCGGCGGCGAGCGGGAACTCATCGACCGGCGGGCCGACCGGACGGCACAGGCCCCGAGCGTCACCAGCGTCATCGACGGCGAGCGCCTGCCGGCGCTCCAGCGGACTGTCGAATCAGTCACCGTCGACGGCACGCTCCGGGACTACGTCGTCGAACTCGGCCGGGCCACCCGCGAGGACGACCGCGTGGACGTCGGCGTCTCCCCGCGTGGTATTCAGCGACTGTTCGAGGCGACTCGCGCCGCCGCGGTCCTCGACGGCCGCGACTACGCCGTCCCGGACGACGTGAAAAGCGTCGTCGGGGAGGCGTTCGCCCACCGACTCGTCCTGACCGCCGACGCGGGCGTCCGCGGCGTCGACCCGGCAACGGTCGTCGATGATGTGCTGGACCGCGTCGAGGTGCCTGCAGTCAACCCTGGCCGCTGA
- a CDS encoding O-acetylhomoserine aminocarboxypropyltransferase/cysteine synthase family protein → MTNDYGFGTRCVHAGQEEPDPATGARAPPIYQTSSYVFEDADTAADRYALEDDGNVYSRFDNPTVRMLENRIASLENAVDAVATGSGMAALDAGTFVLAANGDNIVTASSIYGGTHSYFSKAASRRGIETRFVDTLDPDAYAAAIDEDTAYVHFETIGNPSLVVPPMEDIAEVAHDHGVPVFVDNTFGTPALCNPLDHGVDLLWESTTKWIHGSGTTVGGVLVDGGSFPWDEYPEKFPELGGENEAFGKNFTEAFGDRAFSVAARQRALRSLGDGQKPFDAWATLQGVETLSLRMERHCENAMTVAQHLDDHPDVAWVTYPGLESHETHDLAQQYLSGGFGGIVTFGLEGGYDAGRRFCEETELAQFLANIGDAKTLVIHPASTTHAQLSEEEQRASGVTPDLLRFSVGIEEPEDIIADIDDTIERIT, encoded by the coding sequence ATGACCAACGACTACGGATTCGGGACGCGCTGTGTCCACGCCGGCCAGGAGGAGCCGGACCCGGCGACGGGGGCTCGCGCGCCGCCCATCTATCAGACCTCGTCGTACGTCTTCGAGGACGCCGACACCGCGGCCGACCGGTACGCCCTGGAGGACGACGGCAACGTTTACTCGCGGTTCGACAACCCTACTGTCCGGATGCTCGAAAACCGCATCGCCTCCCTCGAAAACGCCGTCGACGCTGTCGCGACGGGGTCGGGGATGGCCGCGCTCGACGCCGGGACGTTCGTCCTCGCGGCCAACGGCGACAACATCGTGACGGCCTCCTCTATCTATGGCGGCACGCATTCGTACTTCTCGAAGGCCGCCAGCCGGCGGGGCATCGAGACGCGGTTCGTCGACACGCTCGACCCGGACGCCTACGCCGCGGCCATCGACGAGGACACGGCCTACGTCCACTTCGAGACCATCGGGAACCCCTCGCTCGTGGTCCCGCCGATGGAAGACATCGCCGAGGTGGCTCACGACCACGGCGTCCCCGTCTTCGTCGACAACACGTTCGGGACGCCGGCGCTCTGTAACCCGCTTGACCACGGCGTGGACCTCCTCTGGGAGTCGACGACGAAGTGGATCCACGGCTCCGGAACGACCGTCGGCGGCGTCCTCGTCGACGGCGGCTCGTTCCCCTGGGACGAGTACCCCGAGAAGTTCCCGGAACTGGGCGGCGAGAACGAGGCCTTCGGCAAGAACTTCACCGAGGCATTCGGCGACCGCGCCTTCTCCGTCGCCGCCCGCCAGCGCGCCCTCCGTTCGCTGGGCGACGGCCAGAAACCGTTCGACGCCTGGGCAACGCTTCAGGGGGTCGAGACGCTCTCCCTGCGGATGGAGCGCCACTGCGAGAACGCGATGACCGTCGCACAGCACCTCGACGACCACCCCGATGTCGCCTGGGTCACCTATCCCGGACTGGAGAGTCACGAGACCCACGACCTGGCACAGCAGTACCTCTCCGGCGGGTTCGGCGGTATCGTCACCTTCGGACTGGAGGGCGGCTACGATGCCGGCCGACGGTTCTGCGAGGAGACTGAACTCGCGCAGTTCCTCGCCAACATCGGCGACGCGAAGACGCTGGTCATTCACCCGGCCTCGACCACCCACGCCCAGCTCAGTGAGGAAGAGCAACGCGCCAGCGGCGTGACGCCGGACCTCCTCCGGTTCAGCGTCGGCATCGAAGAGCCCGAAGACATCATCGCGGACATCGACGACACAATCGAGCGAATCACATGA
- a CDS encoding DUF7130 family rubredoxin-like protein, protein MADMTTNIESEEYSFGQTVYDEDGDALGTIRGFDEHGFYVTVEDGIESLSSEHLSAGAAGEAELMWRCWECGEMGQIEDIPDECPSCNAPKEDIYYWQED, encoded by the coding sequence ATGGCTGACATGACCACGAACATCGAAAGCGAGGAGTATTCGTTCGGCCAGACGGTGTACGACGAGGACGGGGACGCACTCGGGACCATCCGCGGGTTCGACGAACACGGCTTCTACGTCACGGTCGAGGACGGCATCGAGTCGCTGTCGAGCGAGCATCTCAGCGCCGGGGCCGCGGGCGAGGCCGAACTGATGTGGCGCTGCTGGGAATGCGGCGAGATGGGCCAGATAGAGGACATCCCCGACGAATGCCCGTCCTGTAACGCGCCCAAGGAAGACATCTACTACTGGCAGGAGGACTGA
- the dgoD gene encoding galactonate dehydratase → MTADDAAGNRIVDYELFEVPPRWLFLRLETADGTVGWGEPVVEGRAHTVRAAVEELLDSYLVGENPENIQDHWQAMYRGGFYRGGPVLMSAIAGIDQALWDIKGKQLGAPVHQLLGGQARDRIRVYQWIGGDEPSDVANAAREQVDAGFTALKMNATPEIERVDNPATVEAAATRLREVREAVGPEVDIGVDFHGRVTKPMVKRLASAMEPYEPMFIEEPVLPEHNDALPALAAHTDIPIATGERMYSRWDYKEVFEDGAVDVIQPDLSHAGGITEVYKIASMAEAYDVAMAPHCPLGPVALASCVQVDACSPNALIQEQSIDIHYNETTDVLDYLADPSVFDYEDGFVTVPTDPGLAIDIDEAFLREQSQQDVDWHNPVWRHDDGSVAEW, encoded by the coding sequence ATGACAGCCGACGACGCGGCCGGGAACCGCATCGTCGACTACGAACTGTTCGAGGTGCCGCCCCGGTGGCTCTTCCTTCGACTGGAGACGGCCGACGGTACTGTTGGCTGGGGCGAACCCGTCGTCGAGGGACGGGCCCACACCGTGCGTGCGGCTGTCGAGGAACTGCTCGACAGCTATCTCGTCGGCGAAAACCCCGAGAACATTCAGGATCACTGGCAGGCAATGTACCGCGGCGGCTTCTACCGCGGCGGCCCGGTCCTGATGTCTGCCATCGCCGGCATCGACCAAGCGCTGTGGGACATCAAGGGCAAGCAACTCGGCGCGCCGGTCCACCAGCTACTGGGCGGGCAGGCCCGGGACCGGATTCGGGTGTACCAGTGGATCGGCGGTGACGAGCCCTCCGACGTGGCGAACGCCGCTCGGGAACAGGTCGACGCCGGGTTCACAGCGCTGAAGATGAACGCGACGCCCGAGATCGAGCGCGTCGACAACCCGGCCACTGTCGAGGCCGCCGCGACCCGCCTCCGGGAGGTCAGGGAGGCCGTCGGCCCGGAGGTCGACATCGGCGTCGACTTCCACGGCCGCGTCACGAAGCCAATGGTCAAGCGCCTGGCGTCCGCGATGGAGCCCTACGAACCGATGTTCATCGAGGAACCGGTGTTGCCCGAACACAACGACGCGCTGCCGGCGCTTGCGGCCCACACCGACATCCCGATTGCGACCGGCGAGCGGATGTATTCGCGCTGGGACTACAAGGAGGTGTTCGAGGACGGGGCCGTCGACGTGATCCAGCCGGACCTCTCCCACGCCGGCGGCATCACCGAGGTGTACAAGATCGCGTCGATGGCCGAGGCCTACGACGTGGCGATGGCCCCGCACTGCCCGCTCGGCCCGGTCGCGCTGGCGTCCTGTGTTCAGGTCGACGCCTGCTCGCCCAACGCTCTCATCCAGGAGCAGAGCATCGACATCCACTACAACGAAACCACCGACGTGCTGGACTACCTTGCCGACCCGTCGGTGTTCGACTACGAGGACGGGTTCGTCACTGTCCCCACCGACCCCGGACTGGCTATCGACATCGACGAGGCGTTCCTCCGGGAGCAGTCCCAGCAGGACGTCGACTGGCACAACCCCGTCTGGCGACACGACGACGGCAGCGTCGCCGAGTGGTAG
- a CDS encoding FmdB family zinc ribbon protein, with the protein MGVLDTVSELFGSGDQHYRFRCDDCGTEFAQRVATVEDLTCPECGAGAVRPAEAA; encoded by the coding sequence ATGGGTGTGCTTGACACGGTCTCCGAGCTGTTCGGCTCCGGGGACCAGCACTACCGGTTCCGCTGTGACGACTGCGGGACCGAGTTCGCACAGCGCGTGGCGACAGTCGAGGACCTGACCTGTCCGGAGTGTGGCGCTGGGGCGGTGCGGCCGGCCGAAGCGGCGTGA
- the twy1 gene encoding 4-demethylwyosine synthase TYW1 — protein MSDADGGPKQVSDPAYHSENHTAAQTCGWTKNALRGEGKCYKYIFYGIESHRCIQMTPVVKCNERCVFCWRDHAGHAYELGDVEWDDPAAVADASVELQRKLLSGFGGNDEVPREVFDQAMEPRHVAISLDGEPTLYPHLPELIEEFHDRDITTFLVSNGTNTEMLERCDPTQLYVSVDAADRQTFDSTVQAMEDDAWDSLIDTLDVLAEKDDTRTVIRTTLVKGHNMHHPEWYAAMCDRADADFVEMKAYMHVGHSRGRLDRDSMPDHSEVREFTREMGEYLPDHDVLKEVEDSRVAMLAEDENTWVPKLEKSSEFWEQDSLVEY, from the coding sequence ATGAGTGACGCCGACGGCGGTCCGAAGCAGGTCTCGGACCCGGCCTACCACAGCGAGAACCACACGGCCGCCCAGACCTGCGGCTGGACGAAAAACGCCCTTCGCGGCGAAGGGAAGTGTTACAAGTACATCTTCTACGGTATCGAGTCCCACCGCTGCATCCAGATGACGCCGGTCGTGAAATGCAACGAGCGGTGCGTGTTCTGCTGGCGGGACCACGCCGGCCACGCCTACGAACTCGGCGACGTGGAGTGGGACGACCCCGCGGCGGTCGCCGACGCCTCCGTGGAACTCCAGCGGAAACTGTTGTCGGGCTTCGGGGGCAACGATGAAGTCCCGCGCGAGGTGTTCGACCAGGCGATGGAACCGCGCCACGTCGCCATCTCGCTGGACGGCGAACCCACGCTCTACCCGCACCTGCCGGAACTCATCGAGGAGTTCCACGACCGCGACATCACCACCTTCCTCGTCTCCAACGGGACCAACACGGAGATGCTGGAGCGGTGTGACCCCACGCAACTGTACGTCTCCGTCGACGCCGCCGACCGCCAGACGTTCGACTCGACGGTGCAGGCGATGGAGGACGACGCCTGGGACTCGCTCATCGATACGCTGGACGTGCTGGCCGAGAAAGACGACACCCGCACCGTCATCCGGACGACGCTGGTCAAAGGCCACAACATGCACCACCCCGAGTGGTACGCGGCGATGTGTGACCGGGCCGATGCGGACTTCGTCGAGATGAAGGCGTACATGCACGTCGGCCACTCGCGGGGCCGCCTCGACCGCGACTCGATGCCCGACCACAGCGAGGTCCGGGAGTTCACACGAGAGATGGGCGAGTACCTCCCCGACCACGACGTGCTGAAGGAGGTCGAAGACTCCCGCGTGGCGATGCTCGCCGAGGACGAGAACACATGGGTTCCGAAACTGGAGAAGTCGAGCGAGTTCTGGGAGCAGGATTCGCTCGTCGAGTACTGA
- a CDS encoding DUF502 domain-containing protein yields MASSTSWKRDFASGLIILLPLLVTVYVIIYLYSILASAAVIPAIDGELLAALGLPSGTSSVELARVFTTLIIFILIVFSIGYLMRTAFGDIVERAIDDAMNHVPGLRVVYNASKMAVETAVGGTEELQAPVKLEVWDGMRMTAFKTGQTTEDGREVLFLPTAPNITTGYVVEVEPHRYEEIDERVEEALTRILSAGFGDTDRSTATPIPVADEEDLADD; encoded by the coding sequence ATGGCCTCCTCAACGTCGTGGAAGCGCGATTTCGCGAGCGGCCTTATTATCCTGTTGCCGCTGCTGGTGACGGTTTACGTTATCATCTATCTCTACTCTATCCTCGCGTCCGCGGCGGTCATCCCGGCGATTGACGGCGAACTGCTAGCGGCGCTCGGACTCCCCTCGGGAACGTCGTCTGTCGAACTCGCACGGGTGTTCACGACGCTGATTATCTTCATCCTCATCGTGTTCTCTATCGGCTATCTGATGCGGACGGCCTTCGGCGACATCGTCGAACGGGCCATCGACGACGCGATGAACCACGTCCCCGGGCTCCGGGTGGTGTACAACGCCTCGAAGATGGCGGTCGAGACGGCTGTCGGGGGAACCGAAGAACTCCAGGCGCCGGTGAAACTCGAAGTGTGGGACGGGATGCGGATGACCGCGTTCAAAACGGGCCAGACGACCGAGGACGGCCGCGAGGTGCTCTTCTTGCCGACAGCGCCGAACATCACGACCGGCTACGTCGTCGAGGTCGAACCGCACCGCTACGAGGAAATCGACGAGCGCGTCGAAGAGGCGCTGACACGGATTCTCAGCGCCGGGTTCGGCGATACGGACCGTAGTACCGCCACGCCGATTCCGGTCGCCGACGAGGAAGACCTCGCGGACGATTAG
- the metX gene encoding homoserine O-acetyltransferase MetX, which translates to MNVEHNTVSLGEFEFDCGETIPDLEITYEAYGEFDGDNAVLVCHALTGSAHVAGRDRVDSADQARAWWDDIVGPGKAIDTTEYYVVCANVPGSCYGSTGPKSENPETGEPYGTDFPPVTVTDWTEAQRALLDELGIPHLHAVVGGSVGGMNVIEWAKRHPDHVDRIVPIAAAARLDTQCLSLDAIARRAITTDPNWNQGHYYGEDQDPPSDGLALARQLGHVMYLSKASMERRFGRRAAGRDAVRTFPTDAAGAFFPYRDVESYLDYNAEKFTERFDANSYLYLTRAMDNYDLAAGFESDADALAAFDGDALVMSFTADWHFTTQQAEALADSLRAADANVAHHVIDSDHGHDAFLVEPDNVGPPLADFLDAGVDGNAVTDSVVEDSQESNFAPVHNSLFSQ; encoded by the coding sequence ATGAACGTCGAACACAACACAGTCTCGCTGGGCGAGTTCGAGTTCGACTGCGGCGAGACGATTCCGGATCTCGAAATCACCTACGAGGCCTACGGGGAGTTCGACGGCGACAACGCGGTGCTGGTCTGTCACGCCCTGACCGGCAGCGCCCACGTCGCCGGCCGCGACCGGGTCGACAGCGCCGACCAGGCCCGCGCCTGGTGGGACGACATCGTCGGCCCGGGCAAGGCCATCGATACCACGGAGTACTACGTCGTCTGTGCGAACGTGCCCGGCTCGTGCTACGGGTCGACGGGGCCAAAAAGCGAGAACCCGGAGACGGGCGAGCCCTACGGCACCGACTTCCCGCCGGTCACTGTCACGGACTGGACTGAGGCCCAGCGCGCGCTGCTCGACGAACTCGGGATTCCCCACCTCCACGCGGTCGTCGGCGGCAGCGTCGGCGGCATGAACGTCATCGAGTGGGCCAAGCGCCACCCGGACCACGTCGACCGCATCGTTCCCATCGCCGCGGCCGCGCGACTGGACACACAGTGCCTCTCGCTCGACGCCATCGCCCGACGGGCCATCACGACCGACCCGAACTGGAACCAGGGCCACTACTACGGCGAGGACCAGGACCCGCCCAGCGACGGGCTGGCGCTGGCCCGCCAACTGGGCCATGTGATGTACCTCTCGAAGGCGTCGATGGAGCGCCGCTTCGGCCGCCGCGCCGCCGGCCGGGACGCCGTCCGCACGTTCCCCACCGACGCCGCGGGCGCGTTCTTCCCGTACCGCGACGTGGAGTCGTACCTCGATTACAACGCCGAGAAGTTCACCGAGCGCTTCGACGCCAATAGCTACCTCTACCTGACGCGGGCGATGGACAACTACGACCTCGCCGCCGGGTTCGAGTCCGACGCGGACGCGCTGGCGGCGTTCGACGGCGACGCGCTGGTGATGTCCTTTACCGCCGACTGGCACTTCACCACCCAGCAGGCGGAGGCGCTGGCCGACTCGCTCCGGGCGGCCGACGCGAACGTCGCCCACCACGTCATCGACTCCGACCACGGCCACGACGCGTTCCTCGTCGAACCAGACAACGTTGGGCCGCCGCTCGCGGACTTCCTCGACGCGGGCGTCGACGGTAACGCCGTCACCGACTCCGTTGTCGAGGATAGTCAGGAGAGCAATTTCGCACCCGTCCACAACAGCCTGTTCTCGCAGTAG
- a CDS encoding branched-chain amino acid transaminase yields MSDRPEMFEGTDRIWMDGEFVDFEDAQTHVLTHALHYGTGVFEGVRCYDTEQGPAVFRWEEHLDRLYKSAKPYDLDIEFSKDELTEATTELIETEGFESCYIRPIVYYGFDSLGVSPKDCPTKTTIAAWPWGAYLGEEALEEGVDVMVSSWRKHASSQIPTNIKTTGLYVNSMLAGEEARRNGYTEAIVLNKEGNVAEGPGENIFMVRDGEIYTPGLAESILEGITRNTAITLAEEMGYTVHEEATISRGELYTADELFFTGTAAEVTPIRSVDDNEIGEGTKGPVTDELQSAFFDVIESGDREEWFHYV; encoded by the coding sequence ATGAGCGACCGTCCAGAGATGTTCGAGGGAACCGACCGCATCTGGATGGACGGCGAGTTCGTCGACTTCGAGGACGCTCAGACCCACGTCCTCACGCACGCGCTGCACTACGGGACCGGCGTTTTCGAGGGCGTTCGCTGTTACGACACCGAGCAGGGGCCGGCCGTCTTCCGCTGGGAAGAACACCTCGACCGCCTGTACAAGTCCGCGAAGCCCTACGACCTCGACATCGAGTTCAGCAAGGACGAACTCACCGAGGCGACGACGGAACTCATCGAAACGGAAGGGTTCGAGTCGTGTTACATCCGCCCCATCGTTTACTACGGCTTCGATTCGCTCGGCGTGAGCCCGAAGGACTGCCCGACGAAGACCACCATCGCCGCGTGGCCGTGGGGCGCGTATCTGGGCGAGGAAGCGCTGGAAGAGGGCGTCGACGTGATGGTGTCGTCCTGGCGCAAGCACGCCTCCAGCCAGATTCCGACCAACATCAAGACGACGGGGCTGTACGTCAACAGCATGCTCGCCGGCGAGGAGGCCCGCCGGAACGGCTACACCGAAGCTATCGTCCTGAACAAGGAAGGCAACGTCGCCGAAGGGCCGGGCGAGAACATCTTCATGGTCCGGGACGGAGAAATCTACACGCCCGGACTGGCCGAGAGCATCCTCGAAGGCATCACCCGCAACACCGCAATCACGCTCGCCGAGGAGATGGGCTACACCGTCCACGAGGAAGCGACCATCTCCCGCGGTGAGCTATACACCGCTGACGAGCTGTTCTTTACCGGCACGGCGGCGGAGGTCACGCCCATCCGAAGCGTCGACGACAACGAGATCGGCGAAGGGACCAAGGGACCGGTCACCGACGAACTCCAGTCAGCCTTCTTCGACGTCATCGAGAGCGGCGACCGCGAAGAGTGGTTCCACTACGTCTGA
- a CDS encoding DUF120 domain-containing protein, with protein sequence MAESTGQGVGRDELATLKLLALDGALDESAKVSCADLAERLDASNQTASRRLQRLEDAGLLARDIVSDGQEVELTGDGERRLQSEYADYRRIFESDASVDLTGVVTSGMGEGRHYITLPGYMEQFIERLGYEPFAGTLNLELTAESVRKRARMSAIEPVTIEGWEDDERTYGPAYCYPASIEGSDGEYEPAHVIAPERTHHGEEQLEVIAPEKLREVLELADGDEVIVHVSE encoded by the coding sequence ATGGCTGAATCAACGGGACAGGGCGTCGGTCGGGACGAACTGGCGACGCTGAAACTGCTCGCCCTCGACGGTGCGCTCGACGAGTCGGCAAAGGTATCCTGTGCCGATCTCGCGGAACGGCTGGACGCCTCGAACCAGACCGCCTCGCGGCGGCTCCAGCGGCTCGAAGACGCCGGGCTACTGGCCCGGGACATCGTCAGCGACGGGCAAGAGGTCGAACTGACCGGGGACGGTGAACGCCGCCTCCAGTCGGAGTACGCCGACTACCGGCGGATCTTCGAGTCCGACGCCAGCGTCGACCTGACCGGCGTCGTCACCTCGGGGATGGGAGAGGGACGACACTACATCACGCTGCCGGGCTACATGGAGCAGTTCATCGAGCGACTGGGGTACGAGCCGTTCGCGGGCACGCTCAACCTCGAACTCACGGCCGAGAGCGTCCGCAAGCGAGCGCGGATGAGCGCCATCGAACCGGTCACCATCGAGGGGTGGGAAGACGACGAGCGGACGTACGGCCCCGCGTACTGCTACCCCGCTTCGATAGAGGGCAGCGACGGCGAGTACGAGCCGGCCCACGTCATCGCGCCCGAGCGAACCCACCACGGCGAGGAGCAACTCGAAGTAATCGCGCCCGAGAAGCTCCGCGAGGTGCTGGAACTGGCCGACGGTGACGAGGTGATCGTGCATGTCTCGGAGTGA